A stretch of the Mycobacterium sp. ITM-2016-00317 genome encodes the following:
- a CDS encoding rhodanese-like domain-containing protein, whose protein sequence is MGDTEVPQAAIGDVPVEFDEAVVLLDVREDDEWQRGHAPGAQHIPMGDVPARLAEIDTQAKLFVVCHAGGRSQRVAQYLARNGYDPINVAGGMLAWAGAGRRVVTDSGDAGTV, encoded by the coding sequence ATGGGTGACACCGAGGTGCCGCAGGCGGCGATCGGCGACGTTCCGGTCGAATTCGACGAGGCCGTGGTCCTGCTGGACGTGCGCGAGGACGACGAGTGGCAGCGCGGTCACGCGCCGGGCGCTCAACACATCCCGATGGGTGACGTCCCCGCGCGACTGGCGGAGATCGACACCCAGGCGAAGTTGTTCGTGGTCTGCCATGCCGGCGGCCGCTCGCAGCGCGTCGCCCAGTACCTGGCGCGCAACGGCTACGACCCGATCAACGTCGCCGGCGGGATGCTGGCCTGGGCGGGAGCCGGACGCCGAGTCGTCACCGACAGCGGAGACGCAGGCACGGTCTGA
- a CDS encoding S26 family signal peptidase, producing the protein MRGSHGPRASGFGWPVRRFVVVEDSMLPTLEPGDMLLAWRDGRPRAGQIRVFPHPNKSTRWLVKRVGEVYGTVFEARSDNPRAAGASDSHDFGPVSAAGSYRVFWRLPARCAG; encoded by the coding sequence ATGCGGGGAAGCCATGGGCCACGAGCGTCCGGGTTCGGCTGGCCGGTACGCCGTTTCGTGGTGGTCGAGGACTCGATGCTGCCGACGCTGGAACCCGGCGACATGCTGTTGGCCTGGCGCGACGGTAGGCCCCGTGCCGGCCAGATCCGGGTGTTCCCCCACCCGAACAAGTCGACGCGCTGGCTCGTCAAACGCGTGGGCGAGGTCTACGGCACGGTGTTCGAGGCCCGATCGGACAATCCGCGGGCGGCCGGGGCCAGCGATTCGCACGACTTCGGCCCGGTGTCCGCAGCCGGGAGCTATCGCGTGTTCTGGCGGCTGCCGGCACGTTGCGCGGGCTGA
- the sodN gene encoding superoxide dismutase, Ni, whose translation MLHRLFANATPAHAHCDLFCGVYDPAQAKIEALSCLKTIQKYHDSDDEHFKTRAIIIKERQAEEVKHHLMVLWADFFTKDHFEQFPNLHQLFWEGVKGAGDVKKSLDAAVAEKLLKTIDEISDIFWQTDKGKQMGVYPPA comes from the coding sequence ATGCTGCATCGACTGTTTGCCAACGCCACCCCCGCCCACGCCCACTGCGACCTTTTCTGCGGCGTCTACGACCCCGCGCAGGCCAAGATCGAGGCGCTGTCCTGCCTCAAGACGATCCAGAAGTACCACGACTCCGATGACGAGCACTTCAAGACGCGCGCCATCATCATCAAGGAGCGCCAGGCCGAAGAGGTCAAGCATCACCTGATGGTGCTGTGGGCCGATTTCTTCACCAAGGACCACTTCGAGCAGTTCCCGAACCTGCATCAGCTGTTCTGGGAAGGCGTCAAGGGCGCCGGTGACGTCAAGAAGTCGCTCGACGCCGCCGTGGCCGAGAAGCTGCTCAAGACCATCGACGAGATCTCCGACATCTTCTGGCAGACCGACAAGGGCAAGCAGATGGGCGTCTACCCTCCCGCCTGA
- a CDS encoding peptidase, with amino-acid sequence MEFGAGRAIEIAPFHSRGSLKGFVVSGRWPDSTKEWAQLLMVAVRVASMPGLLSTTTIFGVREELPEEPEPGTVGLVLAEGTVVGDAAVPPGHFADRQPPALMMLHPPSETTPSLPECAGAASGCVLLPGLPHLGLEHRAAWVEAESDGTVTSMVSRVGVDPISHPDTAILAMLLAA; translated from the coding sequence ATGGAATTCGGGGCCGGACGGGCGATCGAGATCGCCCCTTTTCACTCTCGTGGGTCTCTCAAGGGATTCGTCGTGTCCGGGCGCTGGCCGGACTCCACCAAGGAGTGGGCACAACTACTCATGGTGGCCGTGCGCGTCGCGTCGATGCCGGGGCTGCTGTCCACCACGACGATCTTCGGCGTCCGCGAGGAGCTGCCGGAAGAGCCGGAGCCGGGCACGGTAGGTCTGGTGCTGGCCGAGGGCACCGTGGTCGGGGACGCGGCGGTGCCGCCGGGCCATTTCGCCGACCGCCAGCCGCCGGCGCTGATGATGCTGCATCCGCCGTCGGAGACCACGCCGTCGCTACCGGAGTGCGCCGGGGCCGCGTCCGGGTGTGTGCTCTTGCCCGGGCTGCCGCATCTCGGGCTGGAACACCGGGCGGCGTGGGTCGAGGCGGAATCCGACGGCACGGTGACCTCGATGGTCAGCCGGGTCGGGGTGGATCCGATCAGCCACCCCGACACCGCCATTCTCGCGATGCTGCTGGCGGCGTAG
- a CDS encoding helix-turn-helix transcriptional regulator — protein MSNTFAARLNRLFDTVYPPGRGPHTSAEVIAALKAEGVTMSAPYLSQLRSGNRTNPSVATMAALANFFRIKPAYFTDDEYYEKLDKELTLLAGMRDEGVRRIAARTVGLSAEAKQDIVQKVDELRRRENLD, from the coding sequence ATGAGCAATACGTTTGCCGCTCGCCTCAACCGCTTGTTCGACACGGTCTACCCGCCCGGACGAGGCCCGCACACCTCGGCGGAGGTGATCGCAGCACTCAAGGCCGAGGGCGTCACCATGTCCGCGCCGTACCTCTCGCAGCTGCGTTCTGGCAACCGCACCAACCCGTCGGTCGCCACGATGGCCGCGCTTGCCAACTTCTTCCGTATCAAGCCCGCGTACTTCACCGACGACGAGTACTACGAGAAGCTCGACAAGGAGCTCACCCTGCTCGCCGGAATGCGTGACGAAGGGGTTCGCCGCATCGCGGCCAGGACCGTCGGCCTGTCGGCAGAAGCCAAGCAGGACATCGTGCAGAAAGTCGACGAACTGCGTCGGCGCGAGAATCTCGACTGA
- a CDS encoding DUF955 domain-containing protein gives MPASRSVTRAVGEVLDLAPRQGEVSLPRLVEAVSESRGRPIELATAELPPGVCGQWRQYADRDVFLIQQGLPAWDRTLAHELGHLVLGHEGIPVVQAALDNTELASSDLIGYMLNQRTGCMGPSGEEAEQEAEDFAALLIYRLGRLPSDRASIVQVRLGEAFG, from the coding sequence ATGCCCGCGAGCCGCAGCGTCACGCGCGCGGTCGGTGAAGTGCTCGACCTGGCCCCGCGGCAGGGGGAGGTCTCACTGCCTCGGTTGGTCGAGGCGGTCAGCGAGAGCCGCGGCCGGCCCATCGAACTCGCGACGGCCGAACTGCCGCCCGGGGTGTGCGGGCAGTGGCGACAGTACGCCGACCGTGACGTCTTCCTGATCCAGCAGGGCCTTCCGGCCTGGGATCGCACGCTCGCCCATGAACTGGGTCATCTGGTGCTGGGGCACGAAGGCATCCCGGTCGTCCAGGCCGCGCTCGACAACACCGAGCTCGCCAGCTCCGACCTGATCGGATACATGCTCAACCAGCGCACCGGCTGCATGGGGCCCAGCGGCGAGGAGGCCGAACAGGAGGCCGAGGACTTCGCGGCGCTGCTGATCTATCGGCTGGGGCGCCTGCCTTCGGACCGCGCCTCGATCGTCCAGGTCCGGCTCGGAGAGGCGTTTGGTTGA
- a CDS encoding DUF6474 family protein, translating into MSLFKRRKSRATRRAEARAIKAKAKLEARLSAKNEVRRFKSEQKAQARALRSQLKAQRESDRAALKVAETQLKAAQEGKLFSPSRIRRALTVSRLLAPVVVPLVYRASISARGLIDERRADRLGVPLSQLGQFSGHGAQLSARISGAEHSLRLIAEKKPKDAETKQFVTAITERLTDLNAAVAAAENMPSARRRAAHAAIAEQLDGIDADLMARLGVV; encoded by the coding sequence ATGAGTCTGTTCAAACGACGTAAATCCCGCGCTACCCGAAGGGCCGAGGCCCGCGCCATCAAGGCCAAGGCGAAGCTCGAAGCGAGGCTGTCGGCCAAGAACGAGGTGCGCCGATTCAAATCCGAGCAGAAGGCGCAGGCCCGCGCACTCCGCTCACAGCTGAAGGCGCAGCGCGAGAGCGACCGGGCCGCGCTGAAGGTAGCTGAAACGCAGCTGAAGGCGGCGCAGGAGGGCAAGTTGTTCTCTCCCAGCCGAATCCGGAGGGCGCTCACCGTCTCGCGTTTGCTGGCTCCGGTGGTGGTGCCGCTGGTGTACCGCGCGTCGATCTCCGCGCGCGGTTTGATCGACGAGCGCCGCGCGGACCGGCTGGGGGTGCCGCTGAGCCAGCTCGGCCAGTTCTCCGGGCACGGCGCGCAGCTGTCGGCCCGCATCAGCGGCGCCGAGCACTCGCTGCGGCTGATCGCCGAGAAGAAGCCGAAGGACGCCGAGACCAAGCAGTTCGTCACCGCCATCACCGAGCGGCTGACCGATCTGAACGCCGCCGTCGCGGCGGCCGAGAACATGCCGTCGGCCCGCAGGCGCGCCGCGCACGCGGCGATCGCCGAGCAACTCGACGGCATCGACGCCGACCTGATGGCCCGGCTGGGCGTGGTCTGA
- a CDS encoding copper resistance protein CopC, translating into MTAVPRAMHAFLVVAVVFGLAAAALGSATSAWAHAARIASDPAENAELALPPATVSATFNESMQSRFAAMTVIGPDGDQWSEADVTVDGAVISVPVRPGGPAGDYTVNYRATSADGHVVTGSWSYRVLAAGTPDAAGTPAPASPAAPPAAAPAETDGSDGGVPVWPFVAAVAALVAAAAVWAVRRRS; encoded by the coding sequence ATGACTGCAGTACCGCGTGCGATGCACGCATTCCTGGTGGTGGCCGTGGTGTTCGGCCTCGCCGCCGCCGCGCTGGGCTCCGCCACATCGGCATGGGCGCACGCCGCCCGCATCGCCAGCGACCCCGCGGAGAACGCCGAGTTGGCGCTCCCCCCCGCCACGGTGAGCGCGACGTTCAACGAATCCATGCAATCCAGGTTCGCCGCGATGACCGTTATCGGCCCGGACGGTGACCAGTGGTCGGAGGCCGATGTCACCGTCGACGGCGCGGTGATCAGCGTGCCGGTCCGGCCCGGCGGCCCCGCAGGCGATTACACGGTGAACTACCGCGCCACCTCCGCCGACGGCCACGTGGTGACGGGATCGTGGTCCTACCGCGTCCTGGCCGCCGGCACGCCGGACGCCGCCGGCACCCCGGCACCGGCAAGCCCCGCCGCGCCGCCGGCGGCCGCACCCGCCGAAACAGACGGCTCCGACGGCGGGGTGCCGGTCTGGCCGTTCGTGGCGGCGGTCGCGGCACTGGTCGCGGCGGCAGCGGTCTGGGCGGTCCGGCGCCGCTCGTGA
- a CDS encoding CopD family protein, translated as MISVRAVAGGALVTLAGCVAAWALAFPSGPLGPALVRTLADAAAVVTVGAAVVPALDGARYRENLARRATAPLVVASAVWVVAELVRLVLAASEASGVPVGRLGWAPTWDFAVHTAAGRATVLTLVAAAAVCGLAVTALRSGPAGILTAGLAGVGIVGHPLTGHLSDSALGGLAVAVHALAAAVWCGTLAALVLTVDHRGQWARVLPRFSRLSLVCVVALLVGGVAAGLTVLQSPAGLLTTGYGRLLSAKILLTVLLVVLAWRNRELWLPAARTHRSTAAVSRTRAYTELAVMAVTVAAAATLSVTG; from the coding sequence GTGATCTCCGTGCGGGCGGTGGCGGGCGGTGCGCTTGTCACCCTCGCCGGATGTGTCGCGGCCTGGGCATTGGCGTTCCCCTCCGGTCCGCTGGGCCCGGCGCTGGTGCGGACGCTCGCCGACGCCGCGGCCGTGGTCACCGTCGGTGCGGCCGTCGTTCCGGCACTGGACGGTGCGCGGTACCGCGAGAACCTGGCCCGCCGCGCCACCGCACCGCTGGTGGTGGCCTCGGCGGTGTGGGTGGTCGCCGAGCTCGTACGGCTCGTCCTGGCGGCGTCCGAAGCCTCGGGCGTCCCGGTCGGCCGGCTGGGGTGGGCGCCGACCTGGGACTTCGCCGTGCACACCGCGGCGGGCCGCGCGACGGTGCTCACCCTGGTCGCCGCGGCGGCGGTGTGTGGGCTGGCCGTGACGGCCCTCCGGTCCGGCCCGGCGGGCATCCTGACTGCGGGACTGGCCGGCGTCGGCATCGTGGGACACCCGCTGACCGGTCACCTGTCGGACAGCGCGCTCGGCGGTCTCGCGGTCGCCGTGCACGCCCTCGCGGCGGCGGTCTGGTGCGGGACGCTGGCCGCGCTGGTGCTCACCGTCGACCACCGCGGCCAGTGGGCGCGGGTGCTTCCGCGCTTCTCCCGGCTGTCGCTGGTGTGTGTGGTCGCTCTGCTGGTCGGGGGTGTCGCGGCGGGTCTGACGGTGCTGCAATCGCCCGCCGGCCTGCTCACCACCGGTTACGGCAGGCTGCTGTCGGCCAAGATCCTGCTCACTGTGCTGCTCGTGGTGCTGGCGTGGCGCAACCGTGAGCTGTGGCTGCCCGCCGCCCGGACCCACCGCAGCACCGCCGCGGTGTCGCGCACCCGGGCCTACACCGAACTGGCGGTGATGGCGGTGACCGTGGCGGCCGCTGCGACGCTGTCGGTGACCGGCTGA
- the rraA gene encoding ribonuclease E activity regulator RraA: MTVTPRPTADLVDDIGPDVRSCDLQLRQYGGREQFAGPITTVRCFEDNALLKSVLSEPGDGGVLVIDGGGSLHTALVGDVIAELGRTNGWSGLIVNGAVRDAATLRTLDIGIKALGTNPRKSTKTGRGERDVAVEFGGVVFVPGHVAHSDDDGIVVIAED, encoded by the coding sequence GTGACTGTGACACCGCGCCCCACCGCTGACCTGGTCGACGACATCGGCCCCGACGTCCGCAGCTGCGACCTGCAGCTTCGCCAGTACGGCGGCCGCGAGCAGTTCGCCGGACCGATCACCACGGTGCGGTGTTTCGAGGACAACGCGCTGCTCAAGTCCGTGCTGTCCGAACCCGGTGACGGCGGGGTGCTGGTGATCGACGGTGGCGGCTCGCTGCACACCGCGCTGGTCGGCGACGTGATCGCCGAACTCGGCCGCACCAACGGGTGGTCCGGCCTGATCGTCAACGGCGCGGTGCGTGACGCCGCCACCCTGCGCACCCTCGACATCGGCATCAAGGCGCTCGGCACGAATCCGCGCAAGAGCACCAAGACCGGCCGGGGCGAGCGCGACGTGGCGGTCGAGTTCGGCGGCGTGGTGTTCGTCCCCGGTCACGTCGCCCACAGCGATGACGACGGGATCGTCGTCATCGCCGAGGACTGA
- a CDS encoding TetR/AcrR family transcriptional regulator, with translation MSTTSQARPARGRRAARPSGDDRELAILETAERLLADRPLAEISVDDLAKGAGISRPTFYFYFPSKDAVLLTLLERVIAEADAALTRLIADRPADRRAVWRRGINVFFETFGAHRAVCAAATAGVQNSNSEARALWATSMQRWITHIAAVIEAERADGAAPVTVPAMELSTALNLLNESVMTAAFAGHEPSIPDHRVLDNLVHIWTTSIYGQGL, from the coding sequence GTGAGCACCACCAGCCAGGCCCGCCCCGCCCGGGGCCGGCGCGCCGCCCGCCCGTCCGGTGACGATCGCGAACTGGCGATCCTGGAGACCGCCGAGCGTCTGCTGGCGGACCGCCCACTGGCCGAGATCTCCGTCGACGACCTGGCCAAGGGCGCGGGGATCTCGCGGCCGACGTTCTACTTCTACTTTCCCTCCAAGGACGCGGTCCTGCTGACGCTGTTGGAGCGGGTGATCGCCGAGGCCGACGCGGCCCTGACCCGGCTGATCGCCGACCGGCCTGCCGACCGCCGCGCCGTCTGGCGTCGCGGCATCAACGTGTTCTTCGAGACGTTCGGCGCCCATCGTGCGGTGTGCGCCGCGGCGACCGCCGGGGTGCAGAACAGCAACTCCGAGGCGCGCGCGCTGTGGGCGACGTCGATGCAGCGCTGGATCACCCACATCGCCGCGGTGATCGAAGCAGAACGCGCCGACGGCGCGGCGCCGGTCACGGTGCCCGCGATGGAGCTGTCGACCGCGCTGAACCTGCTGAACGAGTCGGTGATGACGGCAGCGTTCGCCGGGCATGAGCCGTCGATCCCCGACCACCGGGTGCTGGACAACCTGGTCCACATCTGGACGACCAGCATTTACGGCCAGGGTCTTTGA
- the dinB gene encoding DNA polymerase IV: protein MFVSGAQAASPPSSASPAPSAPPAILHADLDSFYASVEQRDDPSLRGRPVLVGGGVVLAASYEAKAYGVRTAMGGRQALALCPHAIVVPPRMTAYSQASDAVFSVFRDTSPVVEPLSVDEAFLDASGLGRVSGTPLQIGARLRERVRDEVGLPITVGIARTKFLAKVASQEAKPDGLLLVPPDRELAFLHPLPVHRLWGVGAKTADKLRAHGIESVADVAELSETTLGSLVGGAMGRQLFALSHNIDRRRVVTGQRRRSVGAQRALGRAGSAMSAAEVDAVVVNLVDRITRRMRRAGRSGRTVVLRLRFDDFGRATRSHTMPTATASTDAILGAARQLVDGARPLIAERGLTLVGFAVCNIDRDGAQQLELPFAAAADPADSLTIDLAIDKVRGRYGNAALTRGVLVGRDPGVEMPMLPD, encoded by the coding sequence ATGTTCGTGTCCGGTGCTCAGGCGGCGTCTCCCCCATCGTCGGCATCGCCGGCACCGTCGGCACCGCCGGCCATCCTGCACGCTGATCTCGACTCGTTCTACGCCTCGGTCGAGCAGCGTGACGATCCGTCCCTGCGCGGGCGGCCGGTCCTCGTCGGCGGCGGCGTGGTGCTGGCCGCCAGCTACGAGGCGAAGGCCTACGGGGTGCGCACCGCGATGGGTGGCAGGCAGGCGCTGGCGCTGTGCCCGCACGCGATCGTGGTGCCGCCCCGGATGACGGCGTACTCCCAGGCCAGCGACGCCGTGTTCAGCGTCTTCCGCGACACCTCGCCGGTGGTCGAGCCGCTCTCCGTCGACGAGGCGTTCCTCGACGCGTCCGGGCTGGGCCGGGTGTCGGGCACCCCGCTGCAGATCGGGGCGCGGCTGCGCGAGCGGGTCCGCGACGAGGTCGGACTGCCGATCACCGTGGGGATCGCACGCACCAAGTTCCTTGCCAAGGTGGCCAGCCAGGAGGCCAAGCCCGACGGCCTGCTGTTGGTGCCGCCCGATCGCGAGCTGGCGTTCCTGCATCCGCTACCGGTGCACCGGCTGTGGGGGGTCGGCGCCAAGACCGCCGACAAGCTGCGCGCGCACGGCATCGAGTCGGTCGCCGATGTCGCCGAACTGAGCGAGACGACCCTGGGGTCGCTGGTGGGCGGCGCGATGGGGCGCCAGTTGTTCGCGTTGTCGCACAACATCGACCGCCGACGCGTGGTGACCGGGCAGCGGAGACGGTCGGTCGGCGCGCAGCGTGCGCTGGGCCGTGCGGGCAGCGCGATGTCGGCGGCCGAGGTGGACGCGGTGGTGGTGAACCTGGTCGACCGCATCACCCGCCGGATGCGCAGGGCGGGGCGCTCCGGCCGCACGGTGGTGCTGCGGTTGCGGTTCGACGACTTCGGGCGGGCCACCCGGTCGCACACCATGCCGACGGCCACGGCGTCGACGGACGCGATCCTCGGCGCGGCACGCCAGCTGGTGGACGGCGCACGCCCGTTGATCGCCGAGCGCGGGCTCACCCTGGTCGGGTTCGCGGTGTGCAACATCGACCGCGACGGGGCACAGCAGCTGGAATTGCCGTTCGCCGCGGCCGCCGATCCGGCTGATTCGCTGACCATCGACCTCGCGATCGACAAGGTGCGCGGACGCTACGGCAACGCCGCGTTGACCCGCGGCGTGCTCGTCGGCCGTGACCCGGGAGTGGAGATGCCGATGCTGCCCGACTGA
- a CDS encoding PHP domain-containing protein encodes MDPVAALRQIAYYKDRAREDPRRVMAYRNAADVVEALTDAQREKHGAANSWQALPKVGPKTAKVIAQAWAGREPDVLVELREAAQDLGGGDIRAALRGDLHVHSNWSDGSAPIEEMMLAARDLGHEYCALTDHSPRLRVANGLSPERLREQLEVIDEIREKVAPMRILTGIEVDILEDGSLDQEPELLERLDVVVASVHSKLAMDAAAMTRRMIKAVTNPHADVLGHCTGRLVTGGRGVRPESKFDAEAVFTACREAGTAVEINSRPERRDPPTRLLTLAMDIGCVFSIDTDSHAPGQLEFLGYGAQRALEVGLEPERIVNTWPADDLLAWTRTG; translated from the coding sequence ATGGACCCGGTCGCCGCGCTACGCCAGATCGCGTATTACAAGGACCGTGCGCGGGAGGACCCGCGCCGGGTGATGGCCTACCGCAACGCCGCTGACGTCGTCGAAGCGCTCACCGACGCCCAACGCGAGAAGCACGGCGCGGCCAACAGCTGGCAGGCGCTGCCCAAGGTGGGCCCCAAGACCGCGAAGGTCATCGCCCAGGCGTGGGCCGGCCGCGAACCCGACGTGCTGGTGGAACTGCGGGAGGCCGCACAGGACCTCGGCGGCGGCGACATCCGCGCCGCGCTGCGCGGGGATCTGCACGTGCACTCGAACTGGTCGGACGGGTCCGCGCCGATCGAGGAGATGATGCTGGCCGCCCGCGACCTCGGTCACGAGTACTGTGCGCTCACCGACCACTCGCCACGGCTGCGGGTGGCCAACGGGTTGTCCCCGGAGCGCCTGCGCGAACAGCTCGAGGTGATCGACGAGATCCGCGAAAAGGTCGCCCCCATGCGGATTCTCACCGGTATCGAGGTCGACATCCTCGAAGACGGGTCCCTGGACCAGGAACCCGAACTGCTGGAGCGGCTCGACGTCGTCGTCGCCAGCGTGCACTCCAAGCTCGCGATGGACGCGGCCGCGATGACCCGGCGCATGATCAAGGCCGTCACCAACCCCCACGCCGACGTACTCGGGCACTGCACCGGGCGACTGGTCACCGGAGGTCGCGGGGTGCGGCCCGAGTCGAAGTTCGACGCCGAAGCGGTGTTCACCGCGTGCCGGGAGGCGGGCACCGCCGTCGAGATCAACTCGCGGCCGGAGCGGCGGGATCCGCCGACCCGGCTGCTCACGCTGGCGATGGACATCGGATGCGTGTTCTCCATCGACACCGACTCGCACGCGCCCGGACAGCTGGAGTTCCTCGGCTACGGCGCGCAGCGCGCACTCGAGGTGGGGCTGGAACCCGAACGCATCGTCAACACCTGGCCTGCCGACGATCTGCTGGCCTGGACCCGCACCGGCTAG
- a CDS encoding EspA/EspE family type VII secretion system effector encodes MGLFDDLIAIGDGVRSGVRDVPSLIANVVTGDVHGAVTDGRNIIGDLVGVASGLENLGVSLGDVPRRYVGEAAKLADSKILSAAQLAIEAEKALTGSGDPDAGNGYRESAGRLHETVETLVDATPAQDTWDGAGADAYTTANHEHRRRTSAVQAADAAIARTLAIEADQVLRTRETLDDASQYLYDFGLSTSWMNFVPGLAAAKAAADVAAAADAMATTNTAMAILVKDAATNAAKILQASDGYDDTIAAMAEEDRALARDPILGGPCGALVRQSDDLAHLPRRIANPDEYEVPDTSPEWGPPAAPYGRGHVPSPGRPPPAPAAPAGLPTGSSAPRGRPAPADGSASGPQGSPSARPPLDMDRPTPERRVESR; translated from the coding sequence GTGGGGCTGTTCGATGATCTCATCGCCATCGGCGACGGGGTCAGAAGCGGCGTCCGAGATGTCCCGAGCTTGATCGCCAACGTCGTGACCGGCGACGTCCACGGGGCTGTGACCGACGGGCGGAACATCATCGGGGATCTCGTCGGCGTCGCGTCCGGTTTGGAGAATCTCGGGGTCAGTCTCGGCGACGTCCCTCGCCGATACGTCGGCGAAGCGGCCAAACTGGCCGACTCCAAAATTCTGAGCGCCGCCCAGTTGGCGATCGAAGCAGAGAAGGCCCTCACCGGCTCGGGCGACCCCGATGCGGGAAACGGGTACCGCGAATCTGCCGGCCGTCTGCACGAAACGGTGGAGACGCTTGTCGATGCGACGCCGGCTCAGGACACATGGGATGGTGCCGGCGCCGACGCGTATACGACGGCGAACCACGAACACCGACGGCGCACTTCTGCCGTGCAAGCGGCGGATGCGGCGATCGCGCGGACGTTGGCCATCGAGGCGGATCAGGTCCTTCGAACCCGCGAGACCTTGGACGACGCTTCGCAGTATCTGTATGACTTCGGGCTGTCCACCTCCTGGATGAACTTCGTGCCAGGCCTGGCAGCCGCGAAGGCTGCCGCCGACGTCGCGGCCGCGGCCGACGCGATGGCCACCACAAACACGGCCATGGCGATCCTCGTCAAGGACGCGGCAACGAATGCGGCGAAGATCCTGCAGGCCAGCGACGGTTACGACGACACCATAGCCGCGATGGCCGAAGAGGACCGGGCTCTGGCGCGAGACCCAATACTCGGTGGGCCCTGCGGCGCACTTGTCCGGCAGTCCGACGACCTTGCCCATCTGCCGCGCCGGATCGCGAACCCCGATGAGTACGAGGTACCTGATACCTCCCCGGAGTGGGGCCCTCCCGCCGCTCCCTACGGTCGCGGCCACGTTCCGTCGCCGGGCAGGCCCCCACCGGCGCCTGCAGCCCCGGCCGGTCTCCCGACCGGTTCATCGGCTCCTCGCGGCAGGCCTGCGCCGGCCGACGGGTCTGCCTCTGGACCGCAAGGCTCGCCTTCAGCGCGGCCACCGCTCGACATGGATCGTCCGACCCCCGAAAGGCGGGTGGAATCGCGTTGA
- a CDS encoding ESX-1 secretion-associated protein yields MTAPQQNLHVLTEHIGELADKQARAADQFTGANRSAGDVAPRVLATHGLACAATSAALSVTDGARNTAGVQLMKRSNDLASKLSTAAANYSNTDYLAGRNIGRECQM; encoded by the coding sequence TTGACGGCTCCTCAGCAGAACCTCCACGTCCTCACCGAACACATCGGCGAACTGGCCGACAAGCAGGCGCGGGCGGCCGATCAGTTCACCGGAGCCAATCGCTCGGCCGGCGATGTGGCGCCACGGGTATTGGCGACCCACGGATTGGCCTGTGCAGCAACGAGCGCCGCGCTTTCCGTCACGGACGGGGCGCGAAACACGGCAGGGGTCCAGCTGATGAAGCGCTCGAACGACCTGGCCTCGAAGCTCTCGACCGCGGCGGCGAACTACTCGAACACCGACTACTTGGCCGGACGCAACATCGGCCGAGAATGCCAGATGTGA
- a CDS encoding YbaB/EbfC family DNA-binding protein produces the protein MNPWLDSPDDPGGDGFETSDLAAVDIHEPNPADETIRTVLFTATNPAGTVSATVLMSGRIVRVDLAPPLSMTETELAAEITLITTLAQMQARAGQHAVLAMLMRARGQDPARTASFLERDLGLPRPERVTEEQQRVFALCYAGDDA, from the coding sequence GTGAACCCCTGGCTGGATTCACCCGACGATCCCGGCGGCGACGGTTTCGAGACGTCCGACCTTGCGGCGGTGGACATCCACGAACCGAATCCAGCCGACGAAACAATTCGTACCGTTCTTTTCACTGCCACCAATCCCGCCGGGACTGTGTCGGCGACGGTACTCATGAGCGGCCGTATCGTTCGGGTCGATCTGGCGCCTCCTCTGTCCATGACCGAGACCGAACTCGCCGCCGAGATCACGCTGATCACCACGCTCGCACAAATGCAGGCACGAGCGGGCCAGCATGCCGTGCTTGCGATGCTGATGCGGGCCCGGGGCCAGGACCCGGCGAGAACGGCCAGCTTCCTCGAGCGCGACCTCGGGCTCCCCCGCCCGGAGAGAGTCACCGAGGAGCAACAACGGGTTTTTGCGCTCTGCTACGCGGGCGACGACGCATGA